The window ATGACCAGACCATCAAAAATCGCTACAGAGAAACCTAAACTTAAGCCTGTGTATTTATGTAGGATTTGAGCAGCCAGACCGAGTCCGCCTGTAGACCCGCGTCCTCGGAAGACGATGCCGAGTCCAAGTCCAACGCCAATACCTCCATAGACAGACGCGAGCAAGGGATTTTGCGTTGGTACCCCTAAATGGCTTGTTACGAGTACGCACAGTGGAAATATAACCGACCCGACAGCCGCCTTAACCCCGAATTGCCCGCCAAGCAGCCATAGGGCTAACAAGAAAATCGGTATATTCAGGGCCCACTGCGTAATCGCTGGATTCAGACCCGTCAAATGCTGAACAATCGTAGAAAGACCTGAAACCCCACCCGTCGCAATTTGATTTGGGTTCAAAAAACAGTTAAAACTAGCCGCCATAATCAGCGAGCCGATCAGCATCAATATATACTCAAATACGGTATGTGCTGGACTTCCTATCCGTATTCGCGGTTCTTTTCTGGGCACGAACGGCCCTCCTCTCGGTACCAATTAAACATGCCCATATCCCTTGTAGCATGTGTTTCAAGCCTACTCTTACAACAAGGGTGCACTCATATTTTTACCGTAAAATATCTCGTCCATTTCCCACTTTACACTTTCCGTAATGTCCTTCTGCTCGGCTACGCTCAGCTTGTCTTTCGTATAACCGAACAAATAATTGTTTAAATCAAATTTCTTCAGCTTACATTTCGTATGAAAAATATTTTCCTGATAGACGTTCACATCAATCATGTCGTACATGCTTTTAATTTCCTCAGGAATGTAGTTCTGAATCGAACTAATATCATGATCAATAAACAGCTTATGCCCGTTGATATCCCGAGTGAAGCCGCGAACCCGATAATCCATCGTCATAATATCCGTATCGAAGGAATGGATTAAGTAATTCAGTGCCTTTAGCGGCGAAATTTCCCCGCATGTAGATACATCAATATCCGCCCTAAACGTGCTAATCCCTTCATCAGGGTGATATTCCGGATAGGTATGAACAGTGATATGGCTGGTGTTCAGGTGCATAAGCACCGTCTCCGGCAGGGGCCCTGGGGATTCCTCAAATGAAGCGTCAGGAGCGCCCTCCACTGGACCTTCAGAAACCAACATCGTTACGCTTGCCCCTTGCGGATCATAATCCTGCTTGGCCACATTGAGCACATGAGCACCGATGATATCCGCGACCGCTTTGAGAATTTTGGTTAGCCTGGCTGCATTGTACTGTTCGTCAATATATTCTATGTAGGCTTCGCGCTCTTCTTTGGTTCTGGTGTAGCAGATATCGTACATATTGAAGCTCAATGATTTTGTAAGGTTGTTAAAGCCGTGCAGTGTAATGCGCTGCTCTGTCGTAAGTGTCATGTTTCTTCTTCCTCCTTGTTGTTCCATCCTACTCTTTCCTTACCCAAACCCTGAATGACATTAAACTTGAAAAAATCCTACACCTTTCAGATGTAGGATAAACGTCTATTGCTCTATATATGCGTTTTGCGATTAGTAATGGTTCGGTGCACCAAGCTCTTCCAGCACACAGCTCATGTACCTGTTCTACTCCGGCTTCCGAATCTGATGACGCAGGTAAGCATCGATGAACATATTGAGATCTCCATCCATCACTGCGCCAATATTACCTGTTTCCGCTGAAGTCCTGTGATCTTTGACCATGCTATAGGGATGAAACACATAAGAGCGAATCTGGCTTCCCCATGCAATGTCAGACTGCTCGCCGCGAATCTCTGCGAGATGCTTCAGTTGCTCTTCGATCTTCCGCTCGTAGAGCTTGGAACGCAGCATCTTCATCGCTTTCTCGCGGTTCTTAATCTGCGAGCGTTCTTGCTGACAGCTCACCACGACACCCGTTGGTATGTGCGTTATCCGCACAGCCGAATCCGTGGTGTTGATGTGTTGACCGCCGGCGCCGCTTGCGCGGTACGTATCGATCTTGAGATCCTCGGAGCGGATCTCACCCACGTCCGTGTCGTCCTCGATCTCCGGCATGACGTCACACGACGCAAACGAGGTGTGACGACGACCGGAGGCGTCGAACGGCGAGATCCGGACGAGCCGATGCACGCCCTTCTCCGCCTTCAAATAGCCGTAGGCGTTGAAGCCTGTGATCTGCAGCGTGACACTCTTCACGCCGGCTTCGTCGCCGGGCAAATAGTCGAGCACCTCGACTTTGTAGCCCCGCTTCTCCGCCCAGCGGCGGTACATGCGCAGCAGCATCTCCGCCCAGTCCT is drawn from Paenibacillus sp. V4I7 and contains these coding sequences:
- a CDS encoding YitT family protein; this translates as MPRKEPRIRIGSPAHTVFEYILMLIGSLIMAASFNCFLNPNQIATGGVSGLSTIVQHLTGLNPAITQWALNIPIFLLALWLLGGQFGVKAAVGSVIFPLCVLVTSHLGVPTQNPLLASVYGGIGVGLGLGIVFRGRGSTGGLGLAAQILHKYTGLSLGFSVAIFDGLVILGSALVFTPENALYGLIGLFVTTKTIDIVQLGFNYAKVAFIISDHTEAIRKAILYDLDRGLTELNGSGGFTGESRTVLMVVVKQNEVSRLKTLVQSVDPQAFVILSETNEVLGEGFKRHA
- the speD gene encoding adenosylmethionine decarboxylase, which gives rise to MTLTTEQRITLHGFNNLTKSLSFNMYDICYTRTKEEREAYIEYIDEQYNAARLTKILKAVADIIGAHVLNVAKQDYDPQGASVTMLVSEGPVEGAPDASFEESPGPLPETVLMHLNTSHITVHTYPEYHPDEGISTFRADIDVSTCGEISPLKALNYLIHSFDTDIMTMDYRVRGFTRDINGHKLFIDHDISSIQNYIPEEIKSMYDMIDVNVYQENIFHTKCKLKKFDLNNYLFGYTKDKLSVAEQKDITESVKWEMDEIFYGKNMSAPLL
- the prfB gene encoding peptide chain release factor 2 (programmed frameshift), translating into MLEPEVKQDLRETAKRLTELRGSLDLDHKLEAIGDFEEKMGAPDFWDDNDRAQKTIADLNAIKSVVDQFQGFSNEFDDLQVMVELEEEESDAGLAKDIESGIDALKKKLESFELGLLLNQPYDRLNAILELHPGAGGTESQDWAEMLLRMYRRWAEKRGYKVEVLDYLPGDEAGVKSVTLQITGFNAYGYLKAEKGVHRLVRISPFDASGRRHTSFASCDVMPEIEDDTDVGEIRSEDLKIDTYRASGAGGQHINTTDSAVRITHIPTGVVVSCQQERSQIKNREKAMKMLRSKLYERKIEEQLKHLAEIRGEQSDIAWGSQIRSYVFHPYSMVKDHRTSAETGNIGAVMDGDLNMFIDAYLRHQIRKPE